A genomic region of Oryza glaberrima chromosome 1, OglaRS2, whole genome shotgun sequence contains the following coding sequences:
- the LOC127777761 gene encoding cysteine-rich receptor-like protein kinase 10, which translates to MQLHILLLLLAVTVLLSSPTWAAAGGEDQAVASQEVNPLHYNCSLSGGKYEPNSTYEANLRALASLLLAEARATAFASDSFGAAPDAVYGIALCRGDYAGDACAGGLRKAFRDAIDHGVFCAGFRDVTVYYDEHMFRFSGEDFRASLTNAPAWVTWNMNGVAGAAAFGDRVMELINTTAEFAAWNSSKRGYATGEAGFGELDVGATRLGLVEQQCRSSPDLVIFALVQCTPDLSPAGCLSCLAGIASQMPRWFAGAADYRLGGRILGVRCNLRYEVDRFFLESNETIKIHMPKQKEVF; encoded by the exons ATGCAACtccacatcctcctcctcctccttgctgtCACAGTACTCCTCTCGTCGCCGAcatgggcggcggccggcggtgaagatcAGGCGGTGGCCTCGCAGGAGGTGAACCCGCTGCACTACAACTGCAGCCTGTCCGGCGGCAAGTACGAGCCGAACAGCACGTACGAGGCCAACCTCAGGGCGCTGGCCTCGCTGCTCCTCGCGGAGGCGAGGgccaccgccttcgcctccgACAGCTTCGGCGCCGCGCCGGACGCGGTCTACGGCATCGCGCTCTGCCGCGGCGACTACGCCGGCGACGCCTGCGCCGGCGGCCTCCGCAAGGCGTTCAGGGACGCCATCGACCACGGCGTCTTCTGCGCCGGCTTCAGGGACGTGACCGTCTACTACGACGAGCACATGTTCCGGTTCTCCGGCGAGGACTTCCGCGCCAGCCTGACCAACGCGCCGGCGTGGGTCACGTGGAACATGAACGgcgtggccggcgccgccgcgttcggCGACCGCGTCATGGAGCTGATCAACACCACCGCCGAGTTCGCCGCGTGGAACTCGTCGAAGCGCGGGTACGCGACGGGGGAGGCCGGGTTCGGGGAGCTGGACGTGGGCGCGACCCGCCTCGGGCTGGTTGAGCAGCAGTGCAGAAGCAGCCCCGACCTCGTCATCTTCGCGCTCGTGCAGTGCACGCCGGACCTCTCGCCGGCCGGCTGCCTGAGCTGCCTCGCCGGCATCGCCTCGCAGATGCCGAGGTGGTTCGCTGGCGCCGCCGACTACCGCCTCGGCGGCCGGATTCTCGGGGTCCGGTGCAACCTGAGGTACGAGGTCGATCGTTTCTTCCTAGAAAGCAACGAGACGATCAAGATTCATATGCCAAAACAGAAAG AAGTTTTCTGA